The Pantoea phytobeneficialis genome has a segment encoding these proteins:
- a CDS encoding MurR/RpiR family transcriptional regulator has product MSSLLRIRQLYPRLALNERRLADFLLSQPDRARHLSSQKLAEESGVSQSSVVKFAQKLGYKGFPALKLALSESLADRDAITVHNHILSDDPLKVVGEKLLAEKISAIRATLDINSEEMLLQTLQLLKNANRILLVGIGASGLVAKDFSWKLMKIGINAVAEQDMHALLASVQAMTAGDVLLAISYTGERREINLAAQEAAQTGADVLAFTGFTPNTLQQCATHCLYTVAEEQSTRSAAISSTSAQLALTDLLFMALVQNDPERASSHIRHSEELVKKLV; this is encoded by the coding sequence ATGAGTTCATTGCTGCGGATTCGTCAGCTTTATCCGCGCCTGGCGCTTAACGAGCGTCGTTTGGCGGATTTTTTATTGTCGCAGCCAGATCGCGCACGGCATCTGAGTTCGCAAAAACTGGCGGAAGAATCCGGCGTCAGCCAGTCCAGCGTGGTCAAGTTTGCCCAGAAACTGGGCTATAAAGGTTTTCCGGCATTAAAGCTGGCCCTGAGTGAGTCGCTGGCCGATCGTGATGCCATCACCGTGCACAACCATATTCTCAGCGATGACCCACTGAAAGTGGTGGGTGAAAAACTGTTGGCGGAGAAAATCTCGGCGATACGCGCCACGCTGGATATTAACAGTGAAGAGATGCTGCTTCAGACATTGCAGTTGCTGAAAAATGCCAATCGCATTCTGCTGGTGGGAATTGGTGCATCCGGTTTGGTCGCCAAAGATTTTTCGTGGAAGTTGATGAAAATTGGCATCAACGCGGTGGCCGAGCAGGATATGCATGCGTTGCTTGCCAGTGTGCAGGCGATGACTGCCGGGGATGTGTTGCTCGCCATCTCGTACACCGGTGAACGGCGCGAAATCAACCTGGCAGCGCAGGAAGCGGCCCAGACCGGCGCGGATGTGCTGGCATTTACCGGCTTTACCCCCAATACCTTGCAGCAGTGCGCTACCCATTGTCTGTATACCGTTGCGGAGGAACAAAGTACGCGTAGTGCGGCAATTTCCTCAACCAGCGCCCAACTCGCCCTGACCGACCTGTTGTTTATGGCGTTGGTGCAGAACGACCCGGAACGCGCCTCCAGCCATATTCGTCATAGCGAAGAATTGGTGAAAAAACTGGTGTAA
- a CDS encoding sensor histidine kinase yields MKRWRLFPRSLRQLVLMAFLLVLLPLLVLAWQAWESLSALSNQAADTNRNTFTDVRRSEAMARTAIELERSYRQYCVLGDETLAHLYQSQRVRYDQMLSSHAASLPELPAFRVLSATLPQLETLQCTNGNPAAPAAAALERFSDTNAQMVQATREVVFSRGLQLQREIADRGQFFGWQALILFLISLALVLLFTGMIIGPVKRVERMINRLGEGKALGDSVSFGGPREIRSLGQRIVWLSERLSWLETQRHEFLRHLSHELKTPLASLREGTELLADQVAGPLNSEQQEVVAILDTSSRHLQRLIEQLLDYNRKLADGPMALETVALDSIIDTVVKAHSLPAHARQMNTHVDLQVNHCLAETTLLQRVIDNLYSNAVNYGSESGNIWLHSQQKGDEVWIEVANTGTPIPAEEQAMIFEPFYQGSQQRKGPVKGSGLGLSIAKDCLRRMQGDLQLVTRKDADVCFRIILTTTAGNA; encoded by the coding sequence GTGAAGAGATGGCGTCTGTTTCCCCGATCGTTGCGTCAACTGGTGTTGATGGCGTTCCTGCTGGTGCTGCTGCCCTTGTTGGTGCTGGCCTGGCAGGCATGGGAAAGCCTTTCGGCGCTGAGTAATCAGGCGGCGGATACCAATCGCAACACCTTTACCGATGTGCGCCGAAGCGAAGCGATGGCACGTACGGCCATCGAACTCGAACGCAGCTATCGGCAATATTGTGTGCTGGGTGACGAGACCCTGGCCCATTTGTACCAGTCGCAGCGGGTGCGCTACGACCAGATGCTGAGTAGCCACGCGGCCAGCCTGCCGGAGTTACCCGCGTTCAGGGTCTTATCCGCGACACTGCCACAGCTGGAAACGCTGCAATGCACTAATGGCAATCCGGCAGCCCCCGCTGCGGCGGCGTTGGAACGTTTCTCCGATACTAATGCGCAGATGGTCCAGGCCACACGCGAAGTGGTCTTTTCCCGTGGTCTGCAATTGCAGCGAGAAATTGCCGATCGCGGTCAGTTTTTTGGCTGGCAGGCACTGATATTGTTTCTGATCAGTCTGGCATTGGTGCTGCTGTTTACCGGGATGATTATTGGTCCGGTCAAGCGCGTCGAACGTATGATCAACCGGCTGGGCGAAGGGAAAGCGCTGGGCGACAGTGTCAGCTTTGGTGGCCCGCGAGAAATCCGCTCCCTCGGCCAACGGATCGTATGGTTAAGCGAACGCCTTAGCTGGCTGGAGACGCAGCGGCATGAGTTTCTACGCCACCTGTCACATGAGCTGAAAACACCGCTTGCCAGCCTGCGTGAGGGTACGGAGCTGCTGGCCGATCAGGTGGCCGGTCCATTGAACAGTGAGCAGCAGGAAGTGGTGGCGATCCTCGATACCAGCAGTCGTCATCTGCAACGCCTGATTGAGCAATTGCTGGACTACAACCGCAAACTGGCGGATGGCCCAATGGCGCTGGAAACGGTGGCGCTGGATAGCATCATCGATACCGTGGTGAAGGCACATTCATTGCCCGCCCATGCCCGGCAGATGAATACCCACGTTGATTTGCAGGTGAACCATTGCCTGGCGGAAACCACCCTGTTGCAACGGGTGATCGATAACCTGTATTCGAACGCCGTGAACTACGGTAGCGAATCCGGTAACATCTGGCTGCACAGCCAACAGAAGGGCGATGAGGTGTGGATTGAGGTGGCAAACACCGGCACACCCATTCCGGCTGAGGAGCAGGCGATGATTTTCGAGCCTTTTTATCAGGGCAGCCAGCAGCGCAAAGGGCCGGTTAAAGGCAGCGGGCTGGGCTTAAGCATTGCTAAAGATTGCCTGCGCAGGATGCAGGGTGATTTGCAATTGGTGACGCGCAAGGATGCGGATGTCTGTTTTCGTATTATTTTGACTACCACCGCCGGGAATGCCTGA
- a CDS encoding glycosyltransferase family A protein, which yields MDASTELIRQRHAGDKSHIDLSYITHFYCNQESIDSVLSLLKEYETYPDGLLDRVEFIIVDDGSPIAYDIPELNINFTWLRITTDIKWNQGGARNLGVAYAKSDKILLSDLDHAFPAATLTSLANMANPGRRFYKLCRKRADGTYYKGHANLFFMSRARFLRFYGYDEEYCGHYGAEDYRFVKYQKYQGSQQRYMPKDIWCYERSLDRAKTYHSLERDLSVNTPIDLRKKQECDTFGKEFGHSRLFLNFNWVKVKSHCRQSITAPKIRKYWRPLWWWRWLCAYAAR from the coding sequence ATGGATGCCTCGACTGAATTAATCAGGCAGCGTCACGCTGGTGATAAGTCCCATATTGATTTAAGTTATATAACTCACTTTTATTGCAATCAGGAATCTATCGATTCCGTCTTATCGCTGTTGAAAGAGTATGAGACCTATCCAGATGGGTTATTGGATCGGGTTGAGTTTATTATTGTAGATGACGGCTCACCAATTGCCTACGATATTCCTGAGCTGAATATTAATTTCACCTGGTTGCGTATTACGACTGATATTAAATGGAATCAGGGTGGGGCGCGTAATCTGGGGGTGGCCTATGCCAAATCTGATAAAATCTTATTATCGGATCTCGACCACGCTTTTCCGGCAGCCACTCTGACTTCTCTGGCGAACATGGCAAACCCGGGACGACGTTTCTACAAACTGTGTCGCAAGCGTGCAGATGGGACTTACTATAAAGGCCATGCCAATCTTTTTTTTATGAGCCGCGCCCGCTTCTTACGCTTTTATGGTTATGATGAAGAATATTGTGGTCACTATGGCGCAGAAGATTATCGATTTGTGAAATACCAGAAATATCAGGGTTCGCAACAACGTTATATGCCAAAGGATATTTGGTGTTATGAACGCTCTCTGGATAGAGCAAAAACCTACCACAGTTTAGAACGCGATTTATCGGTTAATACGCCCATCGATTTACGCAAGAAGCAGGAGTGTGACACTTTCGGCAAGGAATTTGGTCACAGTCGGCTGTTTCTTAATTTTAACTGGGTTAAAGTGAAAAGCCATTGCCGACAGTCAATCACGGCACCAAAAATAAGAAAATATTGGCGTCCCTTATGGTGGTGGCGTTGGTTATGCGCGTACGCAGCGCGATAG
- the purL gene encoding phosphoribosylformylglycinamidine synthase, with translation MMEILRGSPALSAFRVNKLLTRFQDAHLPVSDIYAEYVHFADVSAPLSADEKARLQRLLKYGPSLAEHAPQGRLLLVTPRPGTISPWSSKATDIAHNCDLPQVLRLERGMAFYVQAPELTEAQWQTLASLLHDRMMETVYGDLNDAQQLFVHHEPQPLKSVDVLGGGRQALEQANTTLGLALADDEIDYLLDAFTKLGRNPNDIELYMFAQANSEHCRHKIFNADWIIDGEKQPKSLFKMIKNTFEQTPDHVLSAYKDNAAVMEGSEVGRYYADAEKGEYNFHQEEAHILMKVETHNHPTAISPWPGAATGSGGEIRDEGATGRGAKPKAGLVGFSVSNLRIPGFEQPWEEDFGKPDRIVTALDIMTEGPLGGAAFNNEFGRPALNGYFRTYEERVNSHNGEELRGYHKPIMLAGGIGNIRADHVQKGEIVVGAKLIVLGGPAMNIGLGGGAASSMASGQSDADLDFASVQRDNPEMERRCQEVIDRCWQLGEANPILFIHDVGAGGLSNAMPELVSDGGRGGRFNLCDVLSDEPGMSPLEVWCNESQERYVLAVAPDKLPLFDELCKRERAPYAVIGEATEEQHLSLADSHFDNKPIDMPLDVLLGKTPKMTRDVVRQQAQGEALQRDGITIADAVNRVLHLPTVAEKTFLVTIGDRTVTGMVARDQMVGPWQIPVANCAVTTASLDSYYGEAFALGERAPVALLDFAASGRLAVGEALTNLAATAIGSLKRVKLSANWMSAAGHPGEDAGLYEAVKAVGEELCPALGITIPVGKDSMSMKTRWQQGNEQREMTSPLSLVITAFARVEDVRRTVTPQLQADKDNLLLLVDLGNGANTLGATALSQVYRQLGDKPADVRDAQQLAGFFNAIQALVAQQKLLAYHDRSDGGLLVTLAEMAFTGHCGVEADIAALGSDALAALFTEELGAVVQINAADRDAVLKTFADHGLAANVHVIGQALPGDRFVIRSGEHAVYSESRTTLRTWWAETTWQMQRLRDNPACADQEHDAKKNDNDPGLNVHLTFKPEEDVAAPMIATGARPRVAVLREQGVNSHVEMAAAFHRAGFTAVDVHMSDLLAGRRGLEEFHALVACGGFSYGDVLGAGEGWAKSILFNSRVRDEFENFFHRPQTLALGVCNGCQMMSNLRELVPGSELWPRFVRNQSERFEARFSLVEVAASPSLLLDGMAGSRMPIAVSHGEGFVEVRDGAHLAALESKGLVALRFVDNFGKVTETYPANPNGSPNGITAVTNESGRVTIMMPHPERVFRTVSNSWHPAEWGEDSPWMRIFRNARKQLG, from the coding sequence ATGATGGAAATTCTGCGTGGTTCGCCCGCCCTGTCGGCATTTCGTGTAAACAAACTGCTGACCCGCTTTCAGGACGCTCATCTGCCGGTGAGTGATATTTACGCCGAGTACGTCCATTTTGCCGATGTCAGCGCGCCGCTGAGTGCGGATGAAAAAGCCCGCCTGCAACGTCTGCTGAAATACGGTCCGTCTCTCGCCGAGCATGCGCCACAAGGGCGTCTGTTGCTGGTGACGCCGCGTCCAGGCACCATTTCACCCTGGTCTTCCAAAGCGACCGATATCGCGCACAACTGCGATCTGCCGCAGGTGCTCCGTCTGGAGCGCGGTATGGCGTTCTACGTACAGGCACCTGAACTGACCGAAGCACAGTGGCAAACCCTCGCCAGCCTGCTGCATGACCGCATGATGGAGACGGTGTATGGCGATCTCAACGATGCGCAGCAGCTGTTTGTGCACCATGAACCGCAACCGCTGAAAAGCGTGGATGTGCTGGGTGGTGGTCGTCAGGCGCTGGAGCAGGCCAACACGACGCTGGGGCTGGCACTGGCCGATGACGAAATCGACTATCTGCTGGATGCCTTCACTAAACTGGGCCGCAACCCGAACGACATTGAACTCTATATGTTCGCGCAGGCGAACTCAGAGCATTGCCGTCACAAAATTTTCAACGCCGACTGGATTATCGACGGTGAAAAACAGCCGAAGTCGCTGTTTAAAATGATCAAAAACACCTTCGAACAAACCCCGGATCATGTGCTGTCTGCTTATAAAGACAACGCAGCGGTGATGGAAGGTTCTGAAGTCGGCCGCTACTACGCCGATGCTGAAAAAGGTGAATACAACTTCCATCAGGAAGAAGCCCATATCCTGATGAAAGTAGAAACCCATAACCACCCGACGGCGATTTCGCCGTGGCCGGGTGCCGCGACCGGTTCCGGTGGCGAAATCCGTGACGAAGGTGCAACCGGTCGTGGCGCGAAGCCAAAAGCGGGCCTGGTGGGCTTCTCCGTTTCCAACCTGCGTATTCCGGGCTTTGAACAGCCGTGGGAAGAAGATTTCGGTAAACCAGACCGTATCGTCACCGCGCTGGATATCATGACCGAAGGCCCGTTGGGTGGCGCAGCATTTAACAACGAATTCGGTCGTCCGGCTCTGAACGGCTACTTCCGTACGTATGAAGAACGCGTTAACAGCCACAACGGTGAAGAGCTGCGTGGCTACCACAAGCCCATCATGCTGGCGGGCGGTATTGGTAATATCCGTGCCGACCATGTCCAGAAAGGCGAGATCGTTGTTGGTGCCAAGCTGATTGTATTGGGTGGCCCGGCGATGAACATCGGTCTGGGTGGTGGTGCGGCATCGTCGATGGCTTCTGGCCAGTCTGATGCCGACCTCGACTTCGCTTCCGTTCAGCGTGACAACCCGGAAATGGAACGTCGCTGCCAGGAAGTGATCGACCGCTGCTGGCAGTTGGGTGAAGCTAACCCGATTCTGTTTATCCACGACGTTGGCGCGGGCGGTCTGTCTAACGCCATGCCAGAGCTGGTGAGCGACGGTGGCCGTGGTGGACGCTTCAATCTGTGTGATGTGCTGAGCGATGAGCCAGGCATGAGCCCGCTGGAAGTGTGGTGTAACGAATCGCAGGAACGTTATGTGCTGGCGGTTGCGCCGGACAAATTGCCGCTGTTTGATGAACTGTGCAAACGCGAGCGCGCACCTTACGCGGTGATTGGTGAAGCCACTGAAGAACAGCATCTGAGCCTCGCCGACAGCCATTTCGATAACAAACCGATCGACATGCCGCTCGACGTGCTGCTGGGTAAAACGCCGAAGATGACGCGTGACGTAGTCCGTCAGCAGGCACAAGGCGAAGCGTTGCAGCGTGACGGCATCACGATTGCCGATGCGGTAAACCGCGTGCTGCACCTGCCGACCGTGGCCGAGAAAACCTTCCTTGTCACCATTGGCGACCGTACCGTGACCGGTATGGTGGCGCGTGACCAGATGGTTGGTCCGTGGCAGATCCCGGTTGCTAACTGTGCAGTGACGACGGCCAGCCTCGACAGTTACTACGGTGAAGCTTTCGCCCTGGGCGAACGCGCGCCAGTGGCGTTGCTCGACTTCGCAGCTTCGGGCCGTCTGGCGGTGGGTGAAGCGCTGACTAACCTGGCGGCCACGGCAATCGGTTCGCTGAAGCGCGTTAAGCTCTCTGCGAACTGGATGTCGGCTGCTGGTCATCCGGGTGAAGATGCCGGTCTGTATGAAGCGGTGAAAGCGGTGGGTGAAGAACTTTGCCCGGCGCTGGGTATCACCATCCCGGTGGGTAAAGACTCCATGTCGATGAAAACTCGCTGGCAGCAAGGCAATGAACAACGCGAAATGACTTCACCGCTGTCGCTGGTGATCACCGCGTTTGCCCGCGTTGAAGACGTGCGTCGTACTGTCACCCCGCAGCTACAGGCAGACAAAGACAACCTGCTGTTACTGGTGGACCTCGGCAACGGTGCCAACACCCTGGGCGCGACTGCGCTGTCACAGGTTTATCGTCAACTGGGCGACAAACCGGCCGACGTGCGCGATGCACAGCAACTGGCTGGCTTCTTCAACGCCATTCAGGCGCTGGTGGCACAGCAGAAACTGCTGGCCTACCATGACCGTTCCGACGGCGGTCTGCTGGTGACGCTGGCTGAGATGGCGTTTACCGGCCACTGCGGTGTTGAGGCGGATATCGCCGCACTGGGCAGCGATGCGCTGGCCGCGCTGTTTACCGAAGAGTTGGGTGCGGTGGTTCAGATCAATGCAGCCGATCGCGATGCAGTGCTGAAGACCTTCGCTGACCACGGTCTGGCGGCCAACGTACATGTGATTGGTCAGGCGCTGCCGGGCGATCGCTTTGTTATCCGTTCTGGTGAGCACGCGGTGTACAGCGAAAGCCGTACCACGCTGCGTACCTGGTGGGCAGAAACTACCTGGCAGATGCAACGCCTGCGTGATAACCCCGCCTGTGCCGATCAGGAACACGACGCGAAGAAAAACGACAACGATCCGGGCCTGAACGTCCATCTGACCTTCAAACCAGAAGAAGATGTGGCAGCACCGATGATCGCCACCGGTGCACGCCCACGCGTCGCCGTGCTGCGTGAGCAGGGTGTGAACTCGCACGTTGAAATGGCAGCCGCGTTCCATCGTGCTGGTTTCACCGCCGTTGACGTCCATATGAGCGATCTGCTGGCGGGCCGTCGCGGTCTGGAAGAGTTTCACGCGCTGGTGGCTTGTGGCGGCTTCTCCTACGGTGACGTACTGGGTGCCGGTGAAGGCTGGGCGAAATCGATTCTGTTCAACAGCCGCGTGCGCGATGAGTTTGAAAACTTCTTCCATCGTCCACAGACGCTGGCGCTGGGCGTGTGTAACGGTTGCCAGATGATGTCCAACCTGCGCGAGCTGGTGCCGGGCAGCGAACTGTGGCCACGCTTTGTACGTAACCAGTCAGAACGTTTTGAAGCGCGCTTCAGCCTGGTGGAAGTTGCTGCCAGCCCGTCGCTGCTGCTGGATGGTATGGCCGGTTCGCGTATGCCGATCGCCGTGTCGCACGGTGAAGGTTTTGTTGAAGTGCGTGATGGTGCCCATCTGGCCGCGCTGGAAAGCAAAGGTCTGGTGGCGCTGCGCTTCGTCGACAACTTCGGTAAGGTGACGGAAACCTATCCGGCCAACCCGAATGGCTCGCCGAACGGTATCACCGCCGTGACCAACGAAAGCGGTCGCGTCACCATTATGATGCCGCATCCGGAGCGCGTATTCCGTACCGTGAGCAATTCCTGGCACCCGGCAGAGTGGGGCGAGGACAGCCCGTGGATGCGTATTTTCCGCAACGCACGTAAGCAGTTGGGTTAA
- the mltF gene encoding membrane-bound lytic murein transglycosylase MltF, which produces MKRLKLNYLFIGLITVLLALALWPSIPWYGGGKDAISQIKSRGVLRISTVNSPLTYYTVNNAPAGMDYELAKRFADYLGVKLEVTVRPNLGDLFDDLDDGKADLLAAGLIYNNDRIARYQTGPSYYSVSQQLVYRIDKPRPKNFGDLKGRLVVQSGSAYLSTLRSAKADHYPDLDWSIAADQGQKALLEAVADGKLDYTVGDSVTIGLLQRIHPQLAVAFDITDEEPVTWYLPRDEQDDSLNAAMLDFYSQMGEEGTMARLEEKYLGHVGTFDYVDTRTFLRAIDNTLPDIKPLFEKYASSIDWRLLAAISYQESHWNPQATSPTGVRGMMMLTRNTADSLDVADRLDPEQSIRGGSEYLQRMIEKVPTTIPDDERIWFALAAYNMGYAHMLDARKLTAKQGGNPDSWADVKLRLPMLSQKRYYAQTTYGYARGHEAYNYVENIRKYQISLEGYLQEQEKRLAQQSAMEAELGAGYPAVEPKIAMN; this is translated from the coding sequence TTGAAACGCCTGAAATTAAACTATCTGTTCATCGGTCTGATCACCGTGCTGCTTGCGCTGGCACTGTGGCCTTCGATCCCCTGGTACGGGGGTGGTAAAGACGCGATATCGCAGATCAAATCACGGGGAGTGCTGCGCATCAGTACCGTTAACTCCCCGCTGACATACTACACCGTCAATAATGCACCAGCCGGTATGGACTACGAGCTGGCGAAACGCTTCGCCGATTATCTGGGCGTCAAACTTGAGGTAACGGTACGTCCGAACCTCGGTGACCTGTTTGACGATCTCGATGATGGTAAAGCGGATTTGCTGGCGGCGGGCCTGATCTACAACAACGATCGCATCGCCCGTTATCAGACCGGACCGAGTTACTATTCGGTATCGCAACAGCTGGTGTACCGCATTGATAAGCCGAGACCTAAAAATTTCGGTGACCTGAAAGGCCGGCTGGTTGTGCAGTCCGGATCGGCGTACCTGTCAACTTTGCGTTCCGCTAAAGCTGACCATTATCCCGATCTCGATTGGTCAATTGCTGCCGATCAGGGGCAAAAAGCGCTGCTGGAAGCCGTGGCGGATGGCAAGCTGGATTACACCGTGGGGGATTCTGTCACGATCGGCCTGCTGCAACGCATCCATCCCCAGCTGGCGGTCGCCTTTGATATCACCGACGAAGAACCGGTCACCTGGTATCTGCCACGCGATGAGCAGGATGACAGCCTGAACGCGGCGATGCTCGACTTCTATAGCCAGATGGGTGAAGAAGGCACGATGGCGCGACTGGAAGAGAAGTACCTCGGTCACGTCGGCACCTTTGATTATGTCGATACCCGCACCTTCCTGCGTGCCATCGACAACACGTTGCCGGATATTAAGCCGTTATTTGAAAAGTATGCTTCCAGCATCGACTGGCGCTTACTGGCAGCTATCTCTTATCAGGAGTCGCACTGGAATCCGCAGGCAACCTCGCCTACCGGCGTACGCGGTATGATGATGCTGACGCGCAATACCGCCGATAGCCTCGACGTTGCCGATCGGCTTGACCCCGAGCAAAGCATTCGTGGCGGCAGCGAATATCTGCAACGAATGATTGAAAAGGTCCCCACGACCATCCCGGACGATGAACGTATCTGGTTTGCGCTGGCTGCCTATAACATGGGTTACGCTCATATGCTGGATGCACGTAAGCTGACCGCCAAACAAGGCGGCAACCCGGACAGTTGGGCTGACGTGAAGTTGCGTTTACCGATGCTGAGCCAGAAACGTTACTACGCCCAGACCACCTACGGCTATGCGCGCGGCCATGAGGCGTACAATTACGTCGAGAATATCCGTAAGTATCAGATAAGCCTTGAGGGTTACTTACAGGAACAGGAGAAGCGGCTGGCACAACAATCCGCTATGGAAGCAGAACTGGGGGCCGGTTACCCGGCAGTCGAACCCAAAATTGCGATGAATTAA
- the yfhb gene encoding phosphatidylglycerophosphatase C produces MTKGTQRRVVFFDLDGTLHQQDMFGTFMRYLLRHQPLNLLLVLPLLPVIGAGLLWKGRAARWPMSLLLWAITFGHSEKRLLQREAEFADWFRQRVTAFPVVQQRLTDYLSSDDADVWLITGSPQSLVEQVYFDSSFLPRVQLIASQMKPGRGGRVLAMRCLGHEKVAQLEEKIGTPLQLYSGYSDSKQDNPLLFFCQHRWRVTPQGNLQQLE; encoded by the coding sequence TTGACAAAGGGTACGCAACGACGCGTGGTGTTTTTTGATCTCGACGGCACGCTACATCAGCAGGATATGTTCGGTACGTTTATGCGTTATCTGCTGAGACATCAGCCGCTGAATCTTTTGCTGGTGCTGCCATTGTTGCCGGTGATCGGCGCAGGATTGCTGTGGAAAGGCCGTGCCGCACGTTGGCCGATGAGCTTGTTATTATGGGCGATCACCTTTGGCCACAGTGAAAAGCGTCTGTTGCAGCGCGAAGCCGAGTTTGCCGATTGGTTTCGTCAGCGCGTCACCGCATTTCCGGTGGTACAGCAACGCCTGACTGATTATCTCAGTAGCGATGATGCGGATGTCTGGTTAATCACCGGCTCCCCCCAATCGCTGGTGGAGCAGGTCTATTTCGATTCGTCATTTCTGCCGCGTGTGCAGCTGATTGCCAGTCAGATGAAACCAGGCCGTGGTGGACGGGTGCTGGCGATGCGTTGTCTGGGGCATGAAAAAGTGGCGCAGCTGGAGGAGAAAATCGGTACACCTCTCCAGTTATACAGTGGCTACAGCGACAGCAAACAGGACAACCCGCTGTTGTTCTTTTGTCAGCACCGCTGGCGTGTCACCCCGCAGGGTAACCTGCAACAACTGGAATAA
- the qseG gene encoding two-component system QseEF-associated lipoprotein QseG — MKLSLSNLLAAGLMVFGLAGCHAPTNNSALREDATLPEPQVRLPDYLATDCGNIWQIDYLAAMNNPLYWQRAIDCAERLSPAEARAEARRWPVQSWSRAFKQGVLLANGNVTPQERRDYVETLDSYSTAFPAAVRPLIQLWRSNQAAQLELSEARGRYTRLQQSSDAELDSLRQQQRTLRKSLDDTQHKLERLTDIERQLSSRKTPDSSDSAHSSSTNEEQP; from the coding sequence ATGAAATTATCCCTCAGTAACTTACTCGCAGCTGGCTTGATGGTCTTTGGCCTGGCGGGCTGCCATGCACCGACCAACAACAGCGCCCTGCGTGAAGATGCAACGCTGCCGGAGCCGCAGGTGCGGCTGCCGGACTATCTGGCAACCGATTGTGGCAACATCTGGCAAATCGATTATCTTGCCGCGATGAATAACCCTTTGTATTGGCAACGGGCGATTGATTGTGCTGAGCGACTCTCCCCGGCGGAAGCCCGAGCGGAGGCGCGCCGCTGGCCGGTGCAAAGTTGGTCACGCGCCTTTAAGCAGGGCGTATTGCTGGCGAATGGCAACGTGACGCCTCAGGAGCGCCGTGATTATGTGGAGACGCTGGATAGCTATAGCACCGCGTTTCCTGCTGCCGTTCGTCCACTGATTCAATTGTGGCGCAGCAATCAGGCCGCGCAGCTTGAACTGAGCGAGGCGCGAGGCCGCTATACGCGTCTGCAACAGAGCAGCGACGCTGAACTGGATAGCCTGCGTCAGCAGCAACGCACGCTGCGTAAATCGCTGGATGACACGCAACACAAGCTGGAGCGTCTGACTGATATCGAGCGCCAGTTGTCCTCGCGTAAGACACCCGACAGCAGCGACAGTGCACACAGCAGCAGTACCAATGAGGAGCAGCCCTAA
- the tadA gene encoding tRNA adenosine(34) deaminase TadA, whose amino-acid sequence MNPQTDEYWMRHALRLARLAWEQGEVPVGAVLVQGDTVIGEGWNRPIGQHDPTAHAEIMALRQGGKVLENYRLLDTTLYVTLEPCVMCAGAMVHSRITRLVYGAKDEKTGAAGSLLDVIGHPGMNHQIQIDSGVLAEECAAMLSDFFRMRREQKKALRQAQRDAG is encoded by the coding sequence GTGAACCCACAGACAGATGAATACTGGATGCGTCACGCGTTGCGTCTCGCACGGCTGGCGTGGGAGCAGGGTGAAGTGCCGGTTGGCGCGGTTCTGGTGCAGGGCGATACGGTGATTGGTGAAGGCTGGAACCGACCTATTGGTCAGCATGATCCTACGGCACATGCGGAAATCATGGCGCTACGTCAGGGCGGCAAAGTGCTGGAAAACTATCGCCTGCTGGATACTACCTTATACGTCACGCTTGAACCCTGCGTAATGTGTGCCGGGGCGATGGTACACAGCCGGATTACCCGGCTGGTCTATGGCGCAAAAGATGAAAAAACCGGTGCTGCGGGTTCACTGCTGGATGTGATTGGTCATCCCGGGATGAACCACCAGATTCAGATCGATTCTGGTGTGTTGGCGGAGGAGTGCGCAGCGATGCTGAGTGACTTTTTCCGCATGCGCCGCGAGCAAAAGAAAGCACTGCGCCAGGCGCAGCGCGACGCCGGTTAA